In Quercus lobata isolate SW786 chromosome 12, ValleyOak3.0 Primary Assembly, whole genome shotgun sequence, a genomic segment contains:
- the LOC115971792 gene encoding gibberellin receptor GID1B-like: protein MAGSNEVNLNESKRVVPLNTWVLISNFKLAYNILRRSDGTFNRELAEFLDRKVPANTIPVDGVFSFDHVDRVTGLLNRVYQPAPANEAQWGILELEKPLSTTKIVPVIIFFHGGSFAHSSANSAIYDTFCRRLVSICKAVVVSVNYRRAPEHRYPCAYDDGWTALKWVKSRTWLQSGKDSKVHVYLAGDSSGGNIAHHVAVKAAEAEVEVLGNILLHPMFAGKTRTESEKRLDGKYFVTIQDRDWYWRAYLPEGEDRDHPASNPFGPRGISIEGLKFPKSLVVVAGLDLVQDWQLAYVEGLRKAGQEVKLLYLKEATIGFYFLPNNDHFYCLMEEINNFVNPNC from the exons ATGGCTGGTAGTAATGAAGTCAACCTCAATGAATCCAAG AGGGTTGTGCCACTCAATACATGGGTACTCATCTCCAATTTCAAGCTGGCTTACAATATCCTTCGCCGTTCTGATGGGACATTCAACCGTGAATTGGCCGAGTTTCTTGACCGCAAAGTCCCTGCCAATACAATCCCAGTCGATGGAGTTTTTTCCTTTGATCATGTTGATAGAGTCACCGGACTTCTTAACCGGGTTTACCAACCAGCCCCGGCAAATGAGGCTCAATGGGGCATATTAGAGCTTGAGAAGCCCTTGAGCACTACCAAGATTGTCCCTGTCATAATTTTCTTCCATGGTGGAAGCTTCGCACATTCTTCAGCCAATAGTGCTATTTATGACACTTTTTGTCGCCGGCTTGTGAGCATCTGCAAGGCTGTTGTGGTTTCTGTAAATTACCGCAGAGCACCTGAACATAGATACCCCTGTGCATATGATGATGGTTGGACTGCTCTTAAGTGGGTTAAATCAAGAACATGGCTTCAGAGTGGGAAAGATTCCAAGGTTCATGTATATTTGGCTGGAGATAGTTCTGGTGGAAACATTGCTCACCATGTAGCAGTGAAGGCCGCCGAGGCAGAAGTTGAGGTATTGGGTAACATCCTTCTTCATCCAATGTTTGCTGGGAAAACTAGAACTGAATCAGAGAAAAGATTGGATGGTAAATACTTCGTTACAATTCAAGACCGCGATTGGTATTGGAGGGCTTATCTTCCTGAAGGGGAAGATAGAGACCATCCGGCAAGTAATCCATTTGGCCCCAGGGGAATAAGTATTGAAGGACTCAAGTTCCCCAAAAGTCTTGTTGTGGTTGCTGGTTTGGATCTTGTACAAGATTGGCAATTGGCTTATGTGGAAGGGCTCCGAAAAGCTGGCCAAGAGGTAAAACTTCTTTACTTAAAGGAGGCCACCATTGGGTTCTACTTCTTGCCAAATAATGACCACTTCTATTGCCTAATGGAGGAGATAAACAACTTTGTGAATCCTAACTGTTAA